From Mus musculus strain C57BL/6J chromosome 17, GRCm38.p6 C57BL/6J, the proteins below share one genomic window:
- the Olfr108 gene encoding olfactory receptor 108 produces MQISSSIISPRMNCSQAPGFILLGLPREPEKWQHFFIIFLGLYLLGLLGNLLLLLAIGSDVHLHTPMYFFLSQLSLVDLCFITTTAPKTLETWWTGDGSISFSGCLTQLYFFGVFADMDNLLLAVMAIDRYAAICHPLLYPLLMTPCRCEVLVSGSWGIAHCVSLMYTLLLSQLYFHTNQEIPHFFCDCRPLLLLSCSDTHLNEVLMMALAGVLGVSAVLCIVSSYGCIFYAVARVPSAQGKRKALTTCSSHLSVVLLFYSTVFATYLKPPSTSHSSGEVVAAVMYTLVTPTLNPFIYSLRNKDVKSSLRRVLNIEKSQD; encoded by the coding sequence ATGCAAATTTCATCTTCAATAATAAGCCCAAGGATGAACTGCAGTCAGGCTCCTGGCTTTATCCTCTTGGGACTACCCAGAGAACCAGAGAAGTGGCAGCACTTCTTTATCATCTTCCTAGGTCTTTACTTGCTGGGACTTTTAGGGAACCTGCTACTTCTGTTAGCTATTGGTTCTGATGTCCACCTCCACACCCCCATGTATTTCTTCCTCAGTCAGCTCTCACTTGTGGATCTTTGCTTCATCACCACCACAGCTCCTAAAACACTGGAGACTTGGTGGACTGGAGATGGATCAATCTCATTCTCTGGATGCCTGACTCAATTGTATTTCTTTGGTGTTTTTGCAGATATGGATAACCTGCTTCTGGCAGTCATGGCTATTGACCGCTATGCTGCTATCTGccacccactcctctacccacttcTCATGACTCCTTGTAGATGTGAGGTTCTAGTCAGTGGGTCATGGGGAATAGCTCATTGTGTGTCTCTGATGTATACGTTATTGCTCTCTCAGTTATATTTTCATACCAATCAAGAGATTCCTCATTTTTTCTGTGATTGTAGGCCTCTCTTACTGCTTTCCTGTTCTGACACTCACCTCAATGAGGTCCTGATGATGGCTTTGGCTGGAGTTTTGGGAGTCAGTGCAGTTCTTTGCATTGTAAGTTCTTATGGTTGTATTTTTTATGCTGTGGCTAGAGTTCCATCAGCACAGGGGAAAAGAAAAGCCCTGACCACATGCAGTTCCCACCTCTCTGTAGTCCTCCTTTTCTACAGCACAGTCTTTGCTACCTACCTGAAGCCCCCATCTACTTCTCACTCCTCTGGGGAGGTGGTAGCTGCTGTTATGTATACCTTGGTCACTCCCACTCTAAACCCCTTCATTTATAGTCTGAGGAATAAGGATGTTAAGAGTTCATTGAGAAGAGTTCTGAACATTGAAAAGTCTCAGGACTAA